A region from the Leptospira venezuelensis genome encodes:
- a CDS encoding SpoIIE family protein phosphatase → MEISSILQNDVLLNYYSFGSLLSILAFFCTSLFFLFLKEKSSSTMHLALGALFFSFFCSGYFFAAFLYNPMAAYHRWLTVGFILPALIHLGQFLARYPGHANPKINRNLTVGMYVVAAIGISYFYYITLSSPRKYHFTAHHWDFNAEKASSIIAVLIGLFVLISFLIIPIYRMTKTKGRVRFAIGGFMAALLAGGVVPALTNILSRDGWIERSTYLTSIVLLMTLGIFLILVIFLNFSEEKTTFMVKIVGITFVTLMLIMQALVFISNQDKEAEYDTKSIVNMSRALEGGKQIPEMLYIVQWEGGSKNVDYSRYDNQYDLRLPQLEIDFKNTIIFEHMKLLSEEGFRDSVKKTLKDTHEYFSGYKAAILRFLDDYPNLEGKELKTKLFDHLSTLNTAVFVTSNKLDYIFPKEFCVDGRNYLKGVGNKGVIPFKEHLLQKWKEKDGTCTFDEKDLLIGHLKAEVLLYFRPFQPALYRHYRKSLDEHQHFVTYIHYDVKKDVVSEVGYSYRKYREFMHPTAAKQTLILGLVLIVVFFVFPLFFRQSLVTPLNRLLSGVEKVNLGALDVEVKVDLKDEIGFLSDSFNSMVTSIRKARGELQDYAEHLATKVRERTRELSEKMEELQRLKVQQDGDYFLTSLLAKPLFYNANKSPRVSTDFILRQKKKFEFKGKHADLGGDLCVTGNLRLGKENDYKRYTFAMNGDAMGKSMQGAGGSLVMGVVVNSILARSAANDRVLDTTPSEFLTEIYKEMQSVFKSFNGSMVISGTFIVVEDDTGKFWYFNAEHPFSVMYRDGRAGFLETGLTLRKIGLDSEYEFKVHSGRLEPGDVLIVGSDGKDDLDLTPEKEVRTINEDEMLFLQMVEKGQGDLERIEEEVLKVGELTDDLSLLRIEYSPVTSPELNGKEDEIADPFDWKFIYKKAKEDYMGGRLSEALGALEGLYKSDPQNTKVTKLLGLLSFKGKNYGKAVEVLNKYLGSDPDLVEYWYYLSLANRRIGRMDEAILAAKRMEELQPDNPMNLINLSDLYRQTEQFDLALEYARLALEKDPEDENAQKLVRLIERDRKAS, encoded by the coding sequence ATGGAAATTTCTTCAATCTTACAAAACGATGTTCTGCTGAACTATTATTCTTTCGGAAGCTTGCTATCGATTTTAGCGTTCTTTTGCACTTCCTTATTCTTCCTTTTCTTAAAAGAAAAATCTTCAAGCACAATGCATCTTGCATTAGGCGCTCTGTTTTTCTCATTCTTCTGTTCCGGATATTTTTTTGCGGCATTCTTATACAACCCGATGGCCGCCTATCACAGATGGTTGACCGTTGGGTTTATTTTACCTGCGCTTATTCACCTGGGACAGTTTTTAGCACGTTATCCAGGACATGCGAATCCCAAAATAAATCGAAACCTAACGGTTGGGATGTATGTAGTCGCAGCTATTGGAATTTCCTATTTTTACTATATTACCCTTAGTTCTCCTAGAAAATATCACTTCACCGCACACCATTGGGACTTTAATGCGGAGAAAGCTTCTTCTATCATTGCAGTTTTGATAGGACTATTCGTTTTAATTTCCTTTTTGATCATTCCGATTTATAGAATGACCAAAACAAAAGGAAGGGTCCGATTTGCGATCGGCGGCTTTATGGCAGCACTACTTGCAGGCGGTGTGGTCCCTGCACTTACGAATATTCTCAGCCGAGACGGTTGGATTGAACGTTCTACTTATTTAACGTCTATCGTTCTATTAATGACATTAGGGATCTTTTTGATCCTCGTAATCTTCTTAAACTTCAGTGAAGAAAAAACCACTTTTATGGTCAAGATTGTAGGGATCACTTTTGTGACATTGATGTTGATCATGCAGGCTTTGGTTTTTATTTCTAACCAAGATAAAGAAGCTGAATATGATACCAAAAGTATTGTGAACATGTCTAGAGCACTCGAGGGAGGGAAACAAATCCCTGAGATGTTATATATCGTTCAGTGGGAAGGTGGGTCCAAGAATGTGGATTATTCCCGCTATGATAATCAATACGATCTGAGACTTCCTCAATTAGAGATCGACTTTAAGAACACGATTATCTTCGAGCATATGAAACTTTTGTCAGAAGAAGGTTTTAGGGACTCAGTTAAGAAGACTCTAAAAGATACTCACGAATATTTCAGCGGATACAAAGCTGCGATCCTGAGGTTTTTGGATGATTATCCAAATTTGGAGGGGAAAGAATTAAAAACAAAATTATTCGATCATCTGAGCACTCTAAACACTGCTGTCTTTGTAACTTCTAACAAACTGGATTATATTTTCCCGAAAGAGTTCTGTGTAGACGGCAGAAACTATCTGAAAGGTGTCGGGAACAAAGGAGTTATTCCGTTCAAAGAACATCTTCTTCAAAAATGGAAGGAGAAGGACGGGACTTGTACTTTTGATGAAAAGGATTTGCTGATAGGACATTTAAAGGCAGAAGTTCTTTTATATTTCCGTCCATTCCAGCCGGCATTATATCGCCATTACAGAAAAAGTTTGGATGAACACCAACATTTCGTAACTTACATTCATTATGATGTGAAGAAGGATGTGGTCAGCGAAGTAGGTTATTCTTACCGCAAGTATAGAGAATTTATGCACCCAACTGCAGCAAAACAAACCCTGATTTTGGGTTTGGTTTTGATTGTTGTATTCTTCGTATTCCCTCTATTCTTCCGACAAAGTTTAGTTACTCCGCTAAATAGGCTATTGTCCGGGGTGGAGAAGGTAAACTTAGGCGCTTTGGACGTTGAAGTAAAAGTGGACTTAAAGGATGAGATCGGATTTTTATCCGACTCATTCAATAGCATGGTAACTTCTATCCGAAAAGCTAGAGGAGAACTCCAAGATTACGCAGAACATTTGGCTACTAAGGTAAGAGAAAGAACAAGAGAACTTTCAGAAAAGATGGAGGAACTCCAACGTCTTAAAGTACAGCAGGATGGGGATTATTTCTTAACTTCTCTATTAGCAAAACCTCTTTTTTATAATGCGAATAAATCTCCAAGGGTAAGCACTGATTTTATTCTTCGCCAAAAGAAAAAATTTGAGTTCAAAGGTAAACATGCGGATTTGGGTGGTGACCTTTGTGTAACCGGAAATCTTCGTCTCGGAAAGGAAAACGATTATAAACGTTACACTTTCGCGATGAATGGAGATGCGATGGGTAAGTCCATGCAAGGAGCGGGAGGCTCTCTCGTAATGGGAGTTGTTGTTAACTCCATTCTTGCCAGATCCGCTGCAAATGATAGAGTGTTGGATACCACACCTTCTGAGTTTTTAACGGAAATTTATAAAGAGATGCAGTCCGTTTTCAAATCATTCAACGGATCTATGGTGATCTCCGGAACATTTATCGTTGTAGAAGACGATACTGGTAAATTCTGGTATTTCAATGCGGAACACCCTTTCTCAGTAATGTATAGAGATGGAAGAGCTGGTTTCTTAGAAACAGGACTTACTCTTAGAAAGATTGGTCTGGATTCCGAATACGAGTTCAAGGTCCATTCCGGAAGATTAGAGCCAGGCGATGTATTGATTGTTGGTTCTGACGGTAAGGACGACTTGGATCTCACTCCTGAAAAAGAAGTTCGCACAATCAATGAAGATGAGATGCTCTTCTTACAAATGGTGGAGAAAGGCCAAGGTGATCTGGAAAGGATAGAAGAAGAAGTTCTCAAAGTAGGAGAATTAACTGATGACCTTTCTCTTCTTCGAATTGAATACTCACCCGTTACTTCTCCCGAACTAAATGGAAAAGAAGACGAGATCGCAGATCCTTTCGATTGGAAGTTCATCTATAAAAAAGCAAAAGAAGATTATATGGGCGGCCGTTTAAGCGAGGCTCTAGGTGCGCTCGAGGGTCTGTACAAATCAGATCCTCAAAACACTAAGGTGACCAAGCTACTTGGACTTCTTAGCTTTAAAGGTAAAAACTACGGCAAGGCTGTAGAAGTTCTGAACAAGTATCTTGGATCAGATCCTGATCTGGTAGAATACTGGTATTATCTTTCTTTGGCAAATCGTAGGATCGGAAGAATGGACGAAGCCATCTTAGCTGCCAAAAGAATGGAGGAACTCCAACCGGACAATCCCATGAACCTGATCAATCTTTCTGACTTATATCGTCAGACAGAACAATTTGATCTAGCATTGG
- a CDS encoding SpoIIE family protein phosphatase, which produces MGLNPISWDLVLFNYYSFGSLLVTLTTIFLGIFFLTLKNRTIATTHLGIGFMLLGIFETGYFLAAFLYHPIAAYHRWMTGGFILFALAHFTQFLLRFPGNSNQRIARWVLLTEHSVAAITVSFFIYFTYISEKIYHFTAHHWDFNAFDASRYLALVIGIFSIVGFIVVPTWRVIITKDKRRIALLMFNIGFLIAAIYPNISNILSRDGVMERSTYMTSNVILFLTAFSFLVIAFINNSAERTTFMVKIVGITLFTICLIMQALVYISSQEKDAEYDSLRMVNIERALENGVKSGDIEYAFHWDDSKESLNSSEYDPNKELNLKEIEADLQNVTTYEEIRNLKEEGFRKSLSLLLDRTHTYFGGYKRFIQKLLEEKKDLSDAELKKLILESAEQWNKRAFVATNRLEAIVGGSFCKKGRDFVNALGDSEFGFKEEIFSHWSEDCLWDGKDLDQSQLRSEVLRYFRYFKPSETRHYRRSQDGTGHYVAFMKFQPEKQQMSEVGFSYRLYREFMHPTAVKQTGILLAVIFIVLALFPLFFKNSLVDPLNSLLSGVEKVNKGDLDVVVPVKVRDEIGFLADSFNAMVASIKQARRELQDYAENLEEKVRERTREVQEKMEEVQRLKVQQDGDYFLTSLLAKPLFYNANKSKLVSTNFIIRQKKQFEFRGKHSDLGGDICVTGNLRLGRPDSFKRYTVSMNGDAMGKSMQGAGGALVMGVVMNSILARSAANNRILDATPEQWLTEIYNEIHAVFKSFNGSMVISASLYLVEDETGVCWYFNAEHPYSVLYRDGKASFIEDGLTLRKLGLDSEFEFKVRSFQLKKGDIIILGSDGRDDVDLTPEETIRTINEDEMLFLRHVETAKANLEDIETEIRKTGELTDDLSLLKIEFQGEPKSDEIEEIFESSDHIDKALNTDSVYEDAKKMYKTGRLDEALELLKTGYMHDSANQRLNKLLGLLSFKGKDYSTAVEVLNNYLGTDPDLHEYWFYLSIANKKMGKYDQALTASLKLLEIDPNNISNMINLSDIYRLMEMYDRAEEYARKVLQKEPGNENAHKLIRLIERDR; this is translated from the coding sequence ATGGGGTTAAATCCGATTTCTTGGGACCTAGTCCTCTTTAATTATTATTCGTTTGGAAGTTTATTGGTCACTTTGACCACCATATTCCTCGGGATCTTCTTTCTTACCCTAAAGAATAGGACCATAGCTACCACTCATCTTGGGATCGGCTTTATGCTATTGGGAATATTCGAGACAGGATACTTCTTAGCTGCCTTCTTATATCATCCGATTGCGGCTTACCATCGCTGGATGACCGGTGGATTCATTCTATTTGCTCTCGCCCATTTCACTCAGTTCTTACTAAGGTTTCCGGGAAATAGCAACCAACGAATTGCTAGATGGGTTTTGCTCACAGAGCATTCTGTTGCTGCAATTACTGTGAGCTTTTTCATATATTTTACGTATATATCTGAGAAAATTTATCACTTCACTGCCCATCATTGGGACTTCAATGCGTTTGATGCTAGCCGTTATCTTGCATTAGTGATTGGAATATTCTCTATTGTAGGTTTTATTGTCGTCCCAACTTGGAGGGTAATAATCACCAAAGATAAGAGAAGGATTGCTCTTCTTATGTTTAATATTGGATTTTTGATCGCTGCGATCTATCCGAATATTTCAAACATTCTCAGCCGAGACGGAGTGATGGAACGTTCTACGTACATGACTTCGAACGTAATTCTGTTCTTAACTGCGTTCTCATTCTTAGTCATAGCATTCATCAATAATAGTGCCGAACGTACTACCTTTATGGTTAAGATTGTAGGGATCACACTCTTTACGATCTGTTTGATCATGCAGGCATTAGTATATATCTCCAGCCAAGAAAAAGACGCAGAATATGACAGTTTGCGTATGGTGAATATCGAAAGAGCTTTGGAGAATGGAGTAAAATCTGGAGATATAGAATACGCCTTTCATTGGGATGATTCCAAGGAAAGTTTGAATTCTTCAGAATATGATCCGAACAAAGAATTAAATCTGAAAGAGATCGAAGCAGATTTACAGAACGTAACCACTTACGAAGAGATCCGTAATTTAAAGGAAGAAGGATTTAGAAAATCTTTAAGTTTACTTTTAGATCGAACTCACACTTACTTTGGCGGTTATAAACGTTTTATCCAAAAATTATTGGAAGAAAAGAAAGACCTCTCCGACGCGGAGCTTAAAAAACTGATCTTAGAAAGTGCAGAACAATGGAATAAGCGTGCTTTCGTTGCTACGAACAGACTCGAGGCAATTGTAGGAGGCTCTTTTTGCAAAAAGGGAAGAGATTTCGTAAATGCATTAGGAGATTCGGAGTTCGGCTTTAAAGAAGAAATTTTCTCCCATTGGTCGGAAGATTGTCTTTGGGATGGAAAAGACTTAGACCAATCTCAGCTTCGTTCCGAAGTTCTGAGATATTTCCGATATTTTAAACCTAGCGAAACTCGCCACTACAGAAGAAGCCAAGATGGAACAGGGCATTACGTTGCCTTCATGAAATTCCAACCTGAAAAACAACAAATGAGCGAGGTTGGATTCTCTTATAGATTATATAGAGAATTCATGCACCCAACAGCAGTGAAACAAACTGGAATCTTGCTCGCGGTAATCTTTATCGTACTCGCGTTGTTTCCACTCTTCTTCAAGAACAGTTTAGTGGATCCATTGAATAGCCTTCTTTCTGGGGTGGAAAAGGTAAACAAGGGAGATCTGGATGTAGTGGTTCCAGTCAAGGTCCGAGATGAGATCGGATTCTTAGCAGACTCATTCAATGCGATGGTGGCTTCTATCAAGCAGGCCAGAAGAGAACTCCAAGATTACGCAGAAAACCTGGAAGAAAAAGTTCGTGAAAGAACTAGAGAAGTTCAGGAGAAGATGGAGGAAGTCCAACGCCTAAAAGTGCAGCAGGATGGAGACTACTTCTTAACTTCATTATTAGCGAAGCCACTTTTCTATAATGCGAATAAATCCAAATTGGTTTCTACTAATTTTATCATTCGCCAAAAGAAACAGTTCGAGTTCAGAGGAAAACATTCCGATCTGGGCGGGGATATCTGCGTCACAGGAAATCTTAGATTAGGACGTCCTGATTCATTCAAACGTTATACAGTTTCTATGAACGGTGATGCGATGGGTAAATCCATGCAGGGTGCGGGTGGAGCGCTGGTTATGGGAGTTGTTATGAACTCCATTCTTGCTCGCTCCGCAGCAAATAACAGGATTCTTGATGCAACTCCTGAACAATGGCTGACTGAAATTTATAACGAAATCCATGCAGTATTCAAATCCTTCAACGGATCAATGGTCATCTCTGCTTCTCTTTATCTTGTAGAGGATGAAACCGGAGTATGTTGGTATTTCAACGCTGAGCACCCTTACTCAGTACTGTATAGAGATGGAAAGGCAAGTTTTATCGAAGACGGATTGACACTAAGAAAATTAGGTCTGGATTCAGAATTCGAATTTAAGGTAAGAAGTTTCCAACTCAAAAAAGGTGATATTATCATCCTTGGCTCAGACGGTAGGGACGATGTGGACCTAACTCCGGAAGAGACGATCCGCACAATCAACGAAGATGAGATGTTGTTCCTACGACATGTGGAAACTGCAAAAGCAAATCTCGAAGATATCGAAACAGAGATCCGTAAAACCGGGGAACTTACTGATGACCTTTCTCTTCTAAAGATAGAGTTCCAAGGAGAACCTAAAAGTGACGAGATCGAAGAAATTTTCGAGTCTTCCGATCATATCGACAAAGCATTAAATACAGATTCCGTTTATGAAGATGCAAAGAAAATGTATAAAACCGGACGTTTGGACGAAGCATTAGAACTTCTGAAAACGGGTTATATGCATGATAGTGCTAACCAAAGGCTGAATAAACTTTTGGGACTCTTGAGCTTTAAGGGCAAAGATTATAGCACCGCTGTAGAAGTTCTAAATAACTATCTTGGAACTGATCCGGACCTTCATGAGTATTGGTTCTATCTTTCCATCGCAAACAAGAAGATGGGTAAATATGATCAGGCTTTGACTGCGAGTTTGAAACTTTTGGAAATCGATCCAAACAATATTTCCAATATGATCAATCTATCTGATATCTATCGTTTGATGGAAATGTATGATAGAGCAGAAGAATATGCTCGTAAAGTATTACAAAAAGAACCGGGGAACGAAAACGCTCATAAATTGATCCGTTTGATAGAGAGAGATCGTTGA
- a CDS encoding dicarboxylate/amino acid:cation symporter — protein MSADLNQNFPKAIRFLPLEKLWFRVLLGLVSGLLVGLYLSPENSLVDQEYSKPIISWLGLPGHFFLILLQIIMIPLVFCSIVLGIHAGETLDNLKSFGLKAFLYFVFTTILAVSIGMILASTVKPGSFVDPAGIPRVQVPNKVSESSGTISVEKIPELILSVLPRNPFQTFANGDMLGVVLLALLVGIAILSIEQQSASHVLPVFQAIFKTSMIFVQWAMKIAPFAVFGLIAQITAKIGLKVLLSLGVYFLTVLGGLVLILIMYSIILMLAARRSPIWFFKQAGEVQLLAFSTSSSAAVLPFSLKTGIEKMGVSRKIAEFILPLGATVNMDGTALYQAVATIFLAQVYGIELTTTNLVFVLIATVVASIGTPSTPGLGIVILASILAGVGVPTEGIGIILGVDRILDMCRTTVNVTGDLVACNVFQSIENKKRLST, from the coding sequence ATGTCCGCCGACTTGAATCAAAACTTTCCAAAAGCTATTAGATTTCTTCCTTTAGAAAAACTCTGGTTCAGAGTTTTGTTAGGTTTGGTATCCGGACTTTTAGTAGGCTTATATCTAAGTCCTGAAAATTCGCTGGTAGACCAAGAATATTCTAAGCCGATCATTTCTTGGTTAGGACTTCCGGGTCATTTTTTTCTAATCTTATTGCAGATCATCATGATCCCCTTGGTGTTTTGTTCCATCGTTCTGGGAATTCATGCTGGAGAAACTCTAGATAATCTGAAAAGTTTCGGACTGAAAGCATTCTTATACTTCGTATTCACCACAATATTAGCCGTATCAATCGGAATGATCTTAGCAAGCACGGTCAAACCGGGTAGTTTCGTAGATCCGGCAGGGATTCCAAGAGTGCAGGTCCCAAACAAAGTATCTGAATCTTCGGGTACTATTTCGGTAGAGAAGATCCCAGAGTTAATACTTTCAGTTCTTCCGAGAAACCCATTCCAAACATTTGCAAACGGAGATATGTTAGGGGTAGTTTTACTCGCGCTATTGGTTGGGATCGCAATTCTTTCTATAGAACAACAAAGCGCATCACATGTTCTTCCTGTATTTCAGGCTATATTCAAAACCAGTATGATATTCGTACAATGGGCAATGAAAATCGCACCGTTTGCTGTCTTTGGTCTGATCGCGCAAATTACTGCTAAAATCGGCCTCAAAGTTTTATTAAGCTTAGGAGTGTATTTTCTCACTGTGCTTGGCGGACTTGTTTTAATTCTCATTATGTATTCAATTATACTAATGCTTGCAGCAAGAAGGAGTCCTATTTGGTTCTTTAAACAAGCTGGAGAAGTGCAATTACTTGCATTCTCTACTTCCAGTTCTGCAGCAGTTCTTCCTTTTTCATTAAAAACTGGAATAGAGAAAATGGGTGTCTCTCGAAAAATCGCAGAGTTCATTCTGCCTTTGGGAGCTACAGTAAATATGGATGGAACTGCACTTTACCAAGCGGTCGCCACAATATTCTTAGCTCAAGTTTATGGAATAGAGTTAACGACAACCAATCTTGTATTTGTGCTTATCGCAACTGTAGTGGCTTCTATCGGAACTCCAAGTACTCCAGGACTCGGTATAGTAATTCTCGCATCTATTTTAGCGGGAGTAGGAGTTCCTACAGAAGGAATCGGAATCATTTTAGGAGTAGACCGTATTTTGGACATGTGCAGGACCACTGTAAATGTCACAGGAGACTTAGTAGCCTGCAATGTTTTCCAAAGTATAGAAAATAAGAAGCGATTGAGCACTTGA
- a CDS encoding MATE family efflux transporter — protein MSLLLEKKFLTLTFFNIIANLTVPLTSFADIAVLGQLESHTYVAGVALSNVIFDYLFWGFSFLRMSTTGLTAQAEGNENAKESFQILLRSLLLGLGIGLLILLAQTYLEELGFSVLEGDKEVKSAGGEYFKSRIISAPATLCNFVLTGWFLGRSKSATVLVATVIANLVNIGLNIWFILFLDWKAYGAGFATSISQYLMCVFFLVLLFKEKDRFLQIYHEIQIFSLKGYTSLLSLNSDIMIRTLLLITTFSLFRNYSSGLGSETLAANAILHQLILIGAFWIDGAAIAMETVAGNLKGNNNSEGLRKILKMAIVSGFGISLLFCILILLPAEFLFELFSKSKPVVALAKEYGYWIAPVLLFGSFAFIFDGFFLGISEGKILRNSMIVSSIVFFFPIAYWGKLQNNNHILWLSLSFYMLGRAITLGIGAYKRYFVNRQKSFS, from the coding sequence TTGAGCCTTCTCTTGGAAAAAAAATTTCTTACTCTTACATTCTTTAATATAATCGCAAACTTAACTGTTCCCCTTACTAGCTTCGCTGATATTGCGGTGCTAGGTCAGTTGGAATCTCATACATATGTAGCCGGCGTCGCACTATCCAACGTAATATTTGATTATTTGTTCTGGGGATTTTCATTCTTAAGAATGAGCACAACAGGTCTTACGGCCCAAGCCGAAGGAAACGAAAACGCAAAAGAATCCTTTCAGATACTTTTACGATCTTTATTACTCGGCCTCGGGATCGGTCTTTTGATTCTGCTTGCTCAAACTTATTTGGAAGAATTAGGATTTTCTGTTTTGGAAGGAGATAAAGAAGTAAAATCCGCTGGAGGAGAATATTTTAAATCCAGGATCATCAGTGCACCGGCAACTCTTTGTAATTTCGTTCTTACTGGTTGGTTTTTAGGAAGGTCCAAAAGTGCTACAGTATTAGTGGCGACTGTAATTGCAAACCTGGTCAATATAGGATTGAATATTTGGTTTATTCTATTTTTAGATTGGAAAGCTTACGGAGCCGGTTTCGCTACTTCGATTAGCCAGTACCTGATGTGCGTATTCTTCCTTGTATTACTATTTAAGGAGAAGGATCGCTTCTTACAGATATATCATGAAATACAGATCTTTTCTCTGAAAGGATATACATCTCTTCTATCTTTGAATTCGGATATAATGATCCGGACCTTACTTCTGATCACAACATTCAGTTTGTTCAGAAATTATAGTTCTGGGTTGGGATCAGAAACATTAGCTGCAAATGCGATCCTTCACCAATTGATATTGATCGGAGCATTTTGGATAGATGGTGCGGCGATCGCAATGGAAACAGTTGCAGGAAATCTAAAAGGAAATAATAATTCAGAAGGCCTTAGAAAGATCCTAAAAATGGCGATCGTTTCAGGGTTTGGGATTTCTTTACTCTTTTGTATTTTAATTCTTCTTCCTGCCGAATTCTTATTCGAATTATTTAGTAAGTCCAAACCTGTCGTCGCACTTGCAAAAGAATATGGTTATTGGATCGCACCGGTTCTGCTCTTTGGATCTTTTGCCTTCATATTCGATGGTTTCTTCTTAGGAATTTCAGAAGGTAAAATTCTTCGAAATTCAATGATCGTGAGTTCCATCGTATTTTTCTTTCCAATTGCCTATTGGGGAAAGCTTCAAAATAATAATCATATACTTTGGCTTTCACTCTCTTTCTATATGTTAGGAAGAGCGATCACACTTGGAATTGGTGCCTATAAGAGATATTTTGTAAACAGGCAAAAATCCTTTAGTTAG
- a CDS encoding site-2 protease family protein, with translation MNRSSYGWNVLLFVLTFFTLTFQDDIFKIPYLNFATISEIFRIRTPYSFSLLGILFCHEMGHYLAARYYGIKSTLPYFLPVPFSPVGTMGAVIRIKEPIRNKIQLFDIGIWGPVMSLVLSIPCLVIGLYNSQLVSLAERTVILHAHPELMDIHFGDSIFTYVLSQKILGPFDSSLFTVEYNPLAFAGWVGLLITALNLLPFGQLDGGHVLYSLAGEGYRKWIYYLFSAFLLLSLWNYSWILWGLLIYYFIRVEHPFVPDASYPIGKFRKIFGWGMLLSFLLIFPISPITVVSSSGAKSSLGEDLWNILLEVFSK, from the coding sequence TTGAATAGATCGTCATACGGATGGAATGTACTTCTTTTCGTTCTAACTTTTTTTACTTTAACATTTCAGGATGATATATTCAAGATCCCGTATTTAAACTTCGCAACAATCTCAGAGATCTTTCGTATTAGAACTCCTTATTCCTTTTCTCTTCTTGGGATTTTATTTTGCCATGAGATGGGGCATTACTTAGCCGCCAGATATTATGGGATCAAATCAACTCTTCCTTATTTCTTACCTGTTCCATTTTCTCCCGTAGGAACAATGGGCGCTGTGATACGTATCAAAGAACCTATCCGAAATAAGATTCAATTATTCGATATAGGGATCTGGGGACCTGTGATGAGTTTGGTACTTTCTATACCTTGTCTTGTGATCGGATTATATAATTCTCAATTAGTTTCTCTCGCAGAAAGAACTGTAATATTGCATGCCCATCCAGAGCTGATGGATATTCATTTCGGAGACAGCATTTTCACTTACGTACTGTCTCAGAAAATTTTAGGCCCGTTCGACTCTTCTCTCTTTACCGTAGAATACAATCCTCTTGCGTTTGCAGGCTGGGTAGGACTTCTGATAACTGCATTAAATCTTTTACCTTTTGGTCAATTAGACGGAGGTCATGTTCTTTATTCATTAGCAGGAGAAGGTTATAGAAAGTGGATCTACTATTTGTTTTCCGCATTTCTTTTGCTATCTCTTTGGAATTATTCGTGGATCTTATGGGGATTGCTCATCTACTATTTCATCAGAGTAGAACATCCATTTGTCCCGGATGCTTCTTATCCAATCGGTAAATTTAGAAAGATATTTGGCTGGGGTATGTTATTATCCTTCCTGCTTATTTTTCCGATCTCTCCGATCACTGTTGTATCCTCTTCTGGAGCTAAGAGCAGTTTAGGAGAAGATCTCTGGAATATTCTACTCGAAGTATTTTCAAAATGA
- the cysE gene encoding serine O-acetyltransferase, with translation MFENIKAIKKNDPAAKSYLEVILCYPGLHALWFHSLAHFLYKIKIPLFPRIINTFARFLTGIDIHPGAKIEPGIFIDHGQGVVIGETAEIAKGCLILQGVTLGGTGKESGKRHPTLKENVVVGAGAKILGNIVIEHNVRIGAGSVVLRDVPADCTVVGVPGKVVRSKVDFGKEGERMLDHGELPDPVARVFSILVEKIDTLQKEVNELYAKSSIKEKKSDSKHEDDELNEFIHGSGI, from the coding sequence TTGTTCGAAAACATCAAAGCAATTAAAAAAAACGATCCAGCAGCCAAGTCCTATTTGGAAGTTATTCTCTGCTATCCGGGTCTACATGCGCTTTGGTTCCATTCCCTGGCACACTTTTTATATAAGATCAAAATTCCTTTATTTCCCAGAATCATCAATACTTTCGCAAGATTTTTGACGGGGATAGATATTCATCCGGGAGCAAAAATTGAACCGGGTATTTTTATAGATCATGGCCAAGGTGTTGTCATAGGAGAAACTGCAGAAATAGCGAAAGGTTGCCTTATTCTACAAGGAGTTACCTTGGGGGGAACAGGTAAAGAAAGTGGAAAAAGACACCCCACCTTAAAAGAGAACGTGGTGGTTGGAGCCGGAGCAAAAATTTTAGGAAATATTGTCATCGAACATAATGTTCGGATCGGTGCTGGTTCCGTAGTGCTTAGAGATGTTCCTGCAGATTGTACTGTTGTTGGAGTTCCCGGAAAAGTAGTCCGTTCCAAAGTAGATTTCGGAAAAGAAGGAGAAAGAATGCTGGATCACGGAGAACTTCCTGACCCAGTCGCAAGAGTTTTCTCAATTTTGGTCGAAAAGATAGATACCCTGCAAAAAGAAGTGAACGAATTATATGCAAAGTCCAGTATCAAAGAGAAAAAGTCGGACTCTAAACACGAAGATGATGAACTAAATGAGTTCATTCACGGCAGCGGAATCTAA